Proteins encoded together in one Terriglobus saanensis SP1PR4 window:
- a CDS encoding VWA domain-containing protein, with translation MRMFRVTSVAVLGFGLLSCGAWSQEAPSPGGPPPPSDAAPLQDDSQLSSAGTLKVRVNLVNTYFSVRDKQGFLTGLHKEDCSIEENKIPQKIKNFTQEKTLPLTIGILLDTSGSQMNVLPLEKDAGAQFLKDVLQPKDEAFLIKFDINVDMLADYTNSPRELKRALDKAEINTGAGTGSVTGNGTPRGTLLYDAVYLGAHDKLRQEAGRKVLVVLTDGGDQGSQLKLQDAIEAAQKANAIIYVILIADRGGFGNFSFGGSGDMDRLSRETGGRMINVGNNGKKLEDAFAQISDELRTQYLVSYTPQNAELDGTFRNIKITCGKDAKVQARKGYYAVADANTE, from the coding sequence ATGCGTATGTTTCGAGTCACTTCGGTTGCGGTTCTGGGTTTTGGTCTTCTGTCGTGTGGGGCGTGGTCGCAGGAAGCGCCGAGCCCGGGTGGACCTCCACCACCAAGTGACGCCGCTCCTTTGCAGGACGATTCGCAGCTTTCGAGCGCCGGTACTCTCAAGGTGCGCGTGAACCTGGTGAACACCTACTTCAGCGTGCGCGACAAACAGGGTTTTCTGACGGGGCTGCACAAAGAGGATTGTTCGATCGAAGAGAACAAGATCCCGCAGAAGATCAAGAACTTTACCCAGGAAAAGACGCTCCCCCTGACGATCGGCATTCTGCTGGATACCAGCGGAAGCCAGATGAATGTGTTGCCGCTGGAAAAAGACGCGGGCGCGCAGTTTCTAAAGGACGTCCTACAGCCGAAGGACGAGGCGTTTCTGATCAAATTCGACATCAACGTGGACATGCTGGCGGACTACACCAACAGCCCGCGCGAGTTGAAGCGGGCCTTGGACAAGGCAGAGATCAACACGGGCGCTGGGACCGGGTCGGTTACGGGAAACGGAACTCCACGCGGCACGCTGCTGTACGACGCGGTTTATCTCGGCGCACACGACAAGCTGCGGCAGGAGGCTGGCCGGAAGGTGCTGGTCGTTCTGACGGACGGCGGCGACCAGGGCAGTCAGTTGAAGCTCCAGGATGCCATTGAGGCGGCGCAGAAGGCGAACGCCATCATCTACGTGATTCTAATCGCCGACCGGGGGGGCTTTGGCAACTTCAGCTTTGGCGGGTCGGGCGATATGGACAGGCTTTCTCGTGAGACGGGCGGCCGCATGATCAACGTCGGCAACAACGGGAAAAAGCTGGAAGATGCGTTTGCGCAGATCTCTGACGAGTTGCGGACGCAGTACCTGGTGAGCTATACGCCGCAGAATGCTGAACTGGATGGTACCTTCCGCAACATCAAGATCACTTGCGGCAAAGATGCCAAGGTACAGGCGCGCAAGGGCTACTATGCCGTGGCGGATGCCAACACCGAATAA
- a CDS encoding VWA domain-containing protein, whose product MKFSILAVAMSMMFVGQQGPEAQQQLPDSPAPQMTGVSNVAPGKGTPQNLPSTSSSPDEQAPHPTAPSGKNGSATTAAADQQAEPEGTTPGEGLKAFTLARVQVNYVELPFTVKDNKGQLVPGVDWREVRVFENGVRQHIAYWTVDAFPISAAFVIDQSLPFNVMERVNNSLAAVQGAFAPYDELAIFTYNNGPTMRTDFTGAQSARVAAVLERSKTPGREAPMYYNSGPLSQTTNINGHQFDPNTAPVRNSNSNTITIPKEIHTLNDAIFMAARSLADRPVGRRRVIYVISDGKEQGSKAKYKEVVQYLQTHNITLYATLVGDSATWGIGFLDRYHLPFMMRDNILPRYVAETGGQAVSEYRQRGIEQSFQKIAEQVRTQYTIGYYSHEPFIDGKYRSTEVTVSRPNLDVITKKGYFPTPYDIRPKTPTPPAAKQ is encoded by the coding sequence GTGAAGTTCAGTATTCTCGCAGTTGCCATGTCCATGATGTTCGTCGGCCAGCAGGGCCCAGAGGCCCAACAGCAGCTGCCCGACAGCCCCGCCCCCCAAATGACGGGGGTCAGCAACGTCGCGCCCGGCAAAGGCACACCACAGAACCTGCCCTCCACCTCGAGTTCGCCTGATGAGCAGGCCCCTCACCCCACTGCCCCCTCCGGCAAGAACGGCAGCGCCACCACTGCCGCCGCGGATCAGCAGGCCGAACCGGAAGGCACGACTCCTGGCGAAGGCCTCAAGGCCTTTACCCTTGCCCGTGTTCAGGTTAATTATGTAGAACTCCCCTTCACGGTGAAGGACAACAAGGGCCAACTCGTTCCGGGCGTGGATTGGCGCGAAGTACGCGTCTTCGAAAATGGCGTCCGCCAACATATCGCTTACTGGACCGTCGACGCTTTCCCCATCTCGGCGGCGTTTGTGATCGACCAGTCGCTGCCTTTTAACGTCATGGAGCGCGTCAATAACTCTCTTGCCGCCGTGCAGGGCGCCTTCGCTCCTTACGATGAGCTCGCCATCTTCACCTACAACAACGGCCCCACCATGCGCACAGACTTTACCGGAGCGCAGTCGGCCCGCGTAGCCGCTGTCCTGGAGCGCTCCAAGACCCCAGGCCGTGAGGCGCCGATGTATTACAACTCCGGCCCGCTCTCGCAGACGACCAATATTAACGGCCATCAGTTCGATCCCAACACCGCGCCCGTTCGCAACTCGAACTCCAACACCATCACCATTCCTAAAGAGATCCATACCTTGAATGACGCTATCTTCATGGCTGCGCGCTCACTTGCCGACCGTCCAGTCGGCCGCCGCCGCGTGATTTACGTCATCTCCGACGGCAAGGAACAGGGTTCCAAGGCCAAGTACAAGGAAGTCGTCCAGTATCTTCAGACGCACAACATCACCCTCTATGCCACACTGGTGGGAGATTCGGCGACGTGGGGCATCGGCTTTCTTGACCGCTATCATCTGCCGTTCATGATGCGCGACAACATCCTTCCCAGATATGTCGCAGAGACCGGCGGACAGGCTGTCTCCGAGTATCGTCAGCGCGGCATTGAACAGAGCTTCCAGAAGATCGCCGAGCAGGTCCGAACCCAATACACCATCGGCTACTACTCGCACGAACCGTTCATCGACGGAAAGTACCGCTCTACCGAAGTGACGGTTTCGCGTCCCAATTTGGATGTCATTACCAAAAAGGGATACTTCCCAACGCCCTATGACATCCGTCCCAAGACGCCCACCCCCCCTGCAGCCAAGCAATAA
- a CDS encoding DMT family transporter, with amino-acid sequence MPFATNAILSLGAALCWGGGDFGGGMGVKRLGGSVRGALLVVLLGHSLSLAIVGSSAWFHGDPFPHGAPLYWGLAGGVVAALSLMAFYIALSAGHMGSAAAISGLLCAAVPAIVSAFTEGAPGILRVIGFALAAIAIWRIAAPGAEDAAKHTSDPLFEPGDLDQSSYHRSSLLALLGGLGFGFYFVSLKYAGNAGILWPLGTARIGSTITCALSLLFLYATKSAAPTETPGLTRKTLLWIAAGAGLDTTGNLLFIAATRFGRLDVAAVISSLYPASTILLAAWLLRERTTRRQMIGMFLALPAVVLITL; translated from the coding sequence ATGCCCTTCGCTACCAATGCGATCCTGAGCCTCGGTGCCGCGCTGTGCTGGGGCGGCGGGGACTTCGGCGGAGGCATGGGCGTCAAGCGCCTCGGCGGTTCGGTCCGTGGCGCTCTCCTGGTCGTTCTTCTAGGACATTCACTTTCGCTGGCCATCGTGGGATCCAGTGCGTGGTTCCACGGAGATCCCTTCCCCCACGGCGCTCCGCTCTATTGGGGACTCGCCGGTGGCGTGGTCGCCGCTCTCTCGTTGATGGCTTTTTACATCGCCCTGTCGGCGGGACATATGGGCTCCGCCGCCGCGATCAGTGGCTTGCTCTGCGCCGCTGTGCCAGCCATTGTGTCCGCCTTTACGGAAGGCGCACCCGGCATCCTGCGCGTCATAGGCTTTGCCCTGGCGGCGATCGCAATCTGGCGGATTGCCGCGCCTGGAGCGGAAGACGCGGCGAAGCACACCAGCGATCCTCTCTTCGAACCCGGGGACCTCGATCAAAGCAGCTACCACCGCTCTTCCCTGCTCGCCCTGCTTGGCGGCCTGGGCTTCGGCTTCTACTTTGTCTCGCTGAAATACGCTGGAAATGCGGGCATTCTGTGGCCCCTGGGAACCGCCCGCATCGGCTCGACGATTACCTGCGCGCTCTCGCTTCTGTTTCTCTACGCAACGAAATCTGCAGCTCCCACGGAGACCCCAGGCCTCACCCGCAAGACGCTGCTTTGGATCGCGGCCGGAGCAGGCCTGGACACTACGGGCAATCTGCTTTTCATCGCCGCCACACGCTTCGGACGTCTGGATGTCGCGGCAGTCATCTCTTCGCTCTATCCGGCGTCCACGATCCTGCTAGCCGCATGGCTTCTGCGCGAACGCACCACGCGTCGTCAGATGATCGGCATGTTCCTGGCGCTTCCCGCAGTGGTCTTGATTACGCTTTAA
- a CDS encoding polyphosphate kinase 2 family protein produces MKIAFPKIRSPWLIEPDTKVRLEKLSTATRGNFHDEDAAKKELEKHRVKMAPLQEKLYAGAQKSLLIVLQGMDTAGKDGTISHIFTGINPQGCDVTPFKVPTPLEARHDFLWRAHAAVPPRGMIGIFNRSHYEDVLSPRVHGMVSDKAAKERFAEINAFEEMLVRNDVVVLKFFLHISHAEQGRRLQSRLDDPSKHWKISPADFAERKFWPKYVSAYESILENTSKKHAPWFVIPSDHKWHRNVAISRILVDALDGMDLQYPVSTVDISKLKA; encoded by the coding sequence ATGAAAATCGCTTTTCCTAAAATTCGTTCGCCCTGGCTCATTGAGCCGGACACAAAAGTGCGCCTCGAAAAGTTATCGACGGCCACACGCGGGAACTTTCACGACGAAGATGCCGCCAAGAAGGAACTGGAAAAGCATCGCGTCAAGATGGCCCCACTGCAGGAAAAGCTCTATGCCGGTGCCCAGAAGAGTCTGCTGATCGTTCTGCAGGGAATGGATACTGCGGGCAAAGACGGCACGATCAGCCATATCTTTACCGGCATCAATCCGCAGGGATGTGACGTCACACCCTTCAAAGTGCCGACGCCGCTGGAAGCTCGTCATGATTTTCTCTGGCGCGCCCATGCCGCAGTCCCACCGCGTGGAATGATCGGTATCTTCAACCGTTCGCACTATGAAGATGTTTTGTCTCCACGTGTCCATGGCATGGTCAGCGACAAGGCTGCCAAGGAACGCTTTGCGGAGATCAACGCTTTCGAAGAGATGCTGGTGCGAAACGATGTCGTGGTGTTGAAGTTCTTCCTGCATATCTCCCATGCGGAACAGGGCAGACGTCTGCAATCGCGCCTCGACGATCCTTCAAAGCATTGGAAGATCAGTCCAGCCGATTTCGCAGAGCGAAAGTTCTGGCCCAAATATGTTTCGGCATACGAAAGCATTCTGGAAAACACGAGTAAAAAACATGCCCCCTGGTTTGTGATTCCGTCCGACCACAAGTGGCACCGGAATGTTGCGATCTCCAGGATCCTTGTGGATGCTCTGGATGGGATGGATCTGCAATATCCCGTGAGTACTGTGGATATCTCCAAGCTGAAGGCTTGA
- a CDS encoding Sec-independent protein translocase subunit TatA/TatB: MGELFQPTHLLVIGVVLLVLFGGRKLPELGKGLGEGLRGFKDGMKGISDDPKDAAHIVTPKPDEQPK, from the coding sequence ATGGGTGAACTGTTTCAGCCGACACATTTGCTGGTGATCGGCGTTGTTCTGCTGGTTTTGTTTGGTGGTCGCAAGCTGCCTGAACTGGGAAAAGGTCTGGGCGAAGGTTTGCGTGGTTTCAAGGACGGCATGAAGGGCATCAGCGATGACCCCAAGGATGCAGCCCACATTGTGACGCCGAAGCCGGACGAGCAGCCTAAATAG
- the glgC gene encoding glucose-1-phosphate adenylyltransferase: MKDTLGILLAGGAGERLFPLTRDRAKPAVPFAGQYRIIDITLSNCINSGLRKVYIMTQYKALSLNRHIREGWGTVVASELGEFCEILPPMQRVNKNWYEGTADAVYQNIYSIGSEEPKYCLILSGDHIYKMNYGLMMEAHCNSGAAVTLATLPINPDEVSRFGVVEVAKNGEITGFQEKPKSTTMRSPFNPDKVDASMGIYLFNTDVLLQELIADAEDPDSKHDFGHNILPKLLGRHKMNAYNFVDENRQEALYWRDVGTLEAYYEANMDMCSISPTFNLYDKSWPMRTRPTQYPPAKFVFGEPGRTGMAINSVVSPGCIISGSVVRESVLSQDVRVNSYSDVDSSIIFTHVNIGRHCRIRRAIIDRDVQIPDGTVIGYDSQEDRKKYFVTPEGLTVVTRDYSIYENPVSTDFIETRHDGF; the protein is encoded by the coding sequence ATGAAGGATACGTTAGGAATTTTGCTGGCTGGCGGAGCCGGCGAAAGATTGTTTCCACTGACACGAGACCGCGCCAAACCGGCAGTCCCGTTTGCCGGACAATATCGCATCATCGACATCACGCTCTCGAACTGCATCAATAGCGGCCTGCGCAAGGTTTACATCATGACGCAGTACAAGGCGCTCAGCCTCAACCGTCATATTCGCGAAGGTTGGGGAACGGTTGTCGCCAGCGAGCTCGGCGAGTTCTGCGAGATTCTGCCGCCGATGCAGCGCGTTAATAAGAACTGGTACGAGGGGACTGCGGACGCGGTCTACCAGAACATCTACTCGATCGGTTCCGAGGAGCCGAAGTACTGTCTGATCCTCTCCGGCGATCACATCTACAAGATGAACTACGGCTTGATGATGGAGGCGCATTGCAACTCCGGCGCCGCCGTAACCCTCGCTACGCTGCCCATCAATCCCGACGAGGTTTCACGATTCGGTGTGGTGGAAGTGGCGAAGAATGGTGAAATTACAGGCTTCCAGGAGAAGCCGAAGTCGACCACCATGCGCTCCCCCTTCAATCCGGACAAGGTGGATGCTTCGATGGGCATCTATCTCTTCAATACCGACGTGCTTCTGCAGGAGCTGATCGCAGACGCGGAAGATCCGGACTCGAAACATGACTTCGGGCACAACATCCTGCCCAAGTTGCTGGGTCGTCACAAGATGAACGCCTATAACTTCGTGGACGAGAACCGTCAGGAAGCTCTTTACTGGCGCGATGTGGGCACACTTGAGGCCTACTACGAGGCAAATATGGACATGTGCTCCATCTCGCCTACGTTCAACCTCTACGACAAGTCGTGGCCGATGCGTACGCGCCCGACGCAGTATCCGCCGGCGAAGTTCGTCTTCGGCGAGCCGGGACGGACGGGCATGGCGATCAACTCGGTAGTCTCGCCGGGCTGCATCATCTCCGGTTCAGTCGTTCGGGAGAGCGTGCTTTCGCAGGACGTACGCGTGAACTCGTACTCCGATGTGGATTCCAGCATCATCTTCACGCACGTTAACATCGGCCGCCACTGCCGCATCCGTCGAGCGATCATCGATCGCGACGTACAGATCCCCGACGGGACGGTGATTGGCTATGATTCGCAGGAAGACCGGAAGAAGTACTTTGTCACGCCGGAGGGTCTTACCGTGGTGACGCGGGACTATTCCATCTACGAAAACCCTGTATCGACGGACTTTATCGAAACCCGGCACGACGGGTTCTAG
- the gcvT gene encoding glycine cleavage system aminomethyltransferase GcvT — MSETPLRKTALNATHRALKAKMVDFGGWDMPVEYSGLMAEHNAVRNGVGVFDVSHMGDIQLRGPGSLDAVQKLLMNDASKLQIGQAHYSAMLTPEGTFVDDVVLHKLSENDYLIVINAGTREKDVQWVRQTIGQMPSTHINDYSDMYTQIAIQGPRSIDVLQKLTDTDLSTIKNYWFTWGKVAGLYNVMIARTGYTGEDGFEIYIPSDEATSARVWQEIFAAGEEFGILPCGLGARNTLRLESSMALYGHEISDTINVFEANLGRYCKLDKESDFVGKSALQTIQNAGGPKRKLVGLEIVERGIARDGYPVTTLDGTVIGEVTSGSPSVTLKKNIALAYVPVKYTALDTEVAVTIRNQPVKAKVVPTPFYKRAKK, encoded by the coding sequence ATGTCAGAAACACCCTTGCGTAAAACAGCCCTCAACGCCACCCACCGCGCCCTGAAAGCCAAGATGGTCGACTTCGGCGGCTGGGACATGCCCGTCGAATACTCCGGCCTGATGGCCGAACACAACGCTGTCCGCAACGGCGTCGGCGTTTTCGATGTCTCGCACATGGGCGACATTCAGCTGCGCGGACCCGGCTCGCTCGACGCCGTGCAGAAGTTGCTCATGAACGACGCCAGCAAGCTGCAGATCGGGCAGGCACACTACTCCGCCATGCTGACACCGGAAGGCACCTTCGTCGACGATGTCGTTCTGCATAAACTGTCTGAGAACGACTACCTCATTGTCATCAACGCCGGAACGCGTGAGAAGGATGTCCAGTGGGTGCGCCAGACCATCGGCCAGATGCCCTCCACACACATCAACGACTACTCGGACATGTACACGCAGATCGCCATCCAGGGACCGCGTTCCATCGATGTCCTGCAGAAGCTCACCGACACAGATCTTTCCACGATCAAGAACTACTGGTTTACGTGGGGCAAGGTCGCCGGTCTCTATAACGTGATGATCGCCCGCACGGGCTACACGGGGGAAGACGGCTTCGAGATCTATATCCCTTCGGACGAAGCCACCAGCGCACGCGTATGGCAGGAGATCTTCGCTGCGGGTGAGGAGTTCGGCATCCTTCCCTGCGGTCTTGGCGCACGCAACACGCTCCGCCTCGAATCGTCCATGGCGCTCTACGGCCATGAGATCTCGGACACGATCAACGTTTTTGAAGCCAACCTGGGACGCTACTGCAAGCTCGACAAGGAATCCGACTTCGTCGGCAAATCCGCCCTACAGACGATCCAGAATGCTGGTGGACCGAAGCGCAAGCTCGTCGGTCTTGAAATCGTCGAACGCGGTATCGCCCGCGATGGCTACCCTGTAACGACGCTTGACGGCACCGTAATCGGCGAAGTGACCAGCGGCTCGCCTTCCGTCACGTTGAAGAAGAACATCGCCCTGGCCTATGTGCCGGTGAAGTACACCGCTCTGGATACCGAAGTCGCCGTCACCATTCGCAATCAGCCCGTAAAGGCAAAGGTCGTTCCAACACCCTTCTACAAACGCGCCAAAAAATAG
- the gcvH gene encoding glycine cleavage system protein GcvH, whose protein sequence is MAYPETYKYTKEHEWIEVDGTTGTIGITDYAQSSLGDIVFVELPKVGDKLTAHETFGSVESVKAVSDLYSPVAGTVTEVNSALNDAPETINTDANSTWLVKVALTNAADLDSLLDSATYTKYVEEETGH, encoded by the coding sequence ATGGCTTATCCCGAAACATACAAGTACACCAAAGAGCACGAGTGGATTGAAGTCGACGGCACCACTGGCACGATTGGTATTACCGACTACGCGCAGTCCTCGCTTGGCGACATCGTCTTCGTCGAACTGCCCAAGGTGGGAGACAAGCTCACCGCGCATGAGACCTTCGGCTCCGTCGAAAGCGTCAAGGCCGTCAGCGACCTTTACTCCCCCGTCGCAGGCACAGTCACCGAGGTAAACTCGGCCCTCAACGACGCGCCGGAGACCATCAACACCGATGCGAACAGCACATGGCTCGTCAAAGTCGCGCTGACGAACGCTGCGGATCTCGACAGCCTTCTGGACTCCGCCACCTATACCAAGTACGTCGAAGAAGAGACCGGGCACTAG
- the gcvPA gene encoding aminomethyl-transferring glycine dehydrogenase subunit GcvPA yields MRYLPKSPADRTAMLAEIGAASIDDLFATIPAEYQLKRDLDVPRQHGEQEVIEAFKAYSAQNATGYASFLGAGAYRHYRPVIIDSLSQRGEFLTSYTPYQPEIAQGTLQALFEFQTMICDLTGMEIANASMYDGSTGAAEAVMMAVRVTGRNGAVIARTVHPEYREVLRTYAQHQGIPLTEVDYIGESGRVDLAKLDAAITEDTACVLIQSPNFFGTIEDVAAVAEIAHAKGALLIVSIAEAVSLGIVAPPVEADIVSLEAQSFGVPVGFGGPYCGVIACKEKFLRQMPGRLCGETTDTEGRRGFVLTLSTREQHIRREKATSNICTNQSLVALMVTIFLTVYGKIGLRELAEQNLAKAHYAANTIGANGKLLFNSAPRFNEFVLETKDTTEAANAGLLKEKIIGGFPLGHHYPELGANASLWCATELTTRVQIDAAAAALKA; encoded by the coding sequence ATGCGCTATCTTCCAAAGTCCCCTGCTGACCGTACCGCCATGCTTGCCGAGATCGGCGCCGCCTCCATTGACGATCTCTTCGCCACCATTCCCGCGGAGTACCAGCTCAAACGCGACCTGGACGTTCCCCGCCAGCACGGGGAACAAGAGGTCATCGAAGCCTTCAAGGCCTACTCCGCACAAAACGCGACCGGATACGCCAGCTTCCTCGGCGCTGGAGCCTACCGCCACTACCGCCCCGTCATCATCGACTCCCTTTCGCAGCGCGGTGAGTTCCTGACGAGCTATACGCCCTACCAGCCAGAGATCGCCCAGGGCACCCTGCAGGCGCTCTTCGAGTTCCAAACCATGATCTGCGACCTCACCGGCATGGAGATCGCCAACGCCAGCATGTATGACGGCTCTACCGGCGCAGCCGAAGCCGTCATGATGGCCGTCCGCGTCACAGGCCGCAACGGTGCCGTGATCGCCCGCACCGTACACCCGGAGTACCGCGAGGTTCTTCGCACCTACGCGCAGCACCAGGGCATTCCTCTCACCGAGGTGGACTACATCGGCGAATCCGGACGTGTCGACCTGGCCAAGCTCGATGCCGCCATCACCGAAGACACCGCCTGCGTTCTCATCCAGTCGCCCAACTTCTTTGGGACGATTGAAGATGTAGCTGCCGTCGCGGAGATCGCTCACGCCAAGGGAGCTCTGCTGATCGTCTCCATCGCGGAGGCTGTCTCGCTTGGCATCGTCGCTCCTCCGGTTGAAGCAGACATCGTCTCGCTCGAAGCCCAGTCCTTCGGCGTTCCTGTCGGCTTTGGCGGACCTTACTGCGGCGTCATCGCCTGCAAGGAAAAATTTCTCCGCCAGATGCCCGGGCGTCTCTGCGGTGAGACCACGGATACCGAAGGCCGTCGCGGCTTCGTCCTGACGCTCTCTACGCGCGAGCAGCACATCCGCCGCGAGAAGGCCACCAGCAACATCTGCACCAACCAGTCGCTCGTCGCTCTGATGGTCACGATCTTCCTCACCGTCTACGGTAAGATAGGCCTCCGCGAACTCGCAGAGCAAAACCTGGCCAAGGCGCACTACGCCGCAAACACCATCGGCGCCAACGGCAAGCTTCTCTTCAACTCCGCGCCGCGCTTCAACGAGTTCGTTCTGGAGACCAAGGACACCACGGAAGCCGCTAATGCTGGCCTTCTGAAAGAGAAGATCATCGGCGGCTTCCCGCTTGGCCACCACTATCCGGAGCTTGGCGCGAACGCCTCCCTCTGGTGCGCGACCGAACTCACCACTCGCGTACAGATCGACGCTGCCGCTGCAGCCCTGAAGGCATAG
- the gcvPB gene encoding aminomethyl-transferring glycine dehydrogenase subunit GcvPB: MSDEKFIGTPRKATTHTSQNEGLIFEKSSPGKKAYRLSELDVPAVDASTLLGKSVRKEYGALPELSEIEIVRHFTRLSTWNYAIDLGMFPLGSCTMKYNGRVNEAVARFEGIAEAHPYQPESLSQGALGIMHDLSQYLIEITGMDAITLQPAAGAHGEFTGILMIRAYHESKGNARKKILIPDSAHGTNPATAAVVGYQVQNLKSNAEGMVDLAELEKLVDEDTAALMLTNPSTIGVFESEIHKIADILHAKGALLYMDGANMNALVGKTRPGDFGADVMHLNLHKTFSTPHGGGGPGSGPVACKAILEPFLPTPIVVRKADKSLGFDYDRPLSVGRVRMFYGNFGMFVRALAYTLANGPDGLRLTTEDAVLNANYIRAKLEGYFDLPFKTPSMHEVVFSDKLQAKNGVKTGDMGKRLIDYGFHAYTVSFPMIVSGAMMIEPTESESREELDLLIDALQQIAREAAENPELVKTAPHTTRIRRLNETAAARNPVLRWKAPPSSISLTPDSAAKEW, from the coding sequence ATGTCAGACGAAAAGTTTATCGGCACACCGCGCAAAGCGACCACGCACACCTCGCAGAACGAGGGACTCATATTCGAGAAGTCTTCCCCCGGCAAGAAGGCTTACCGCCTCTCCGAACTCGACGTGCCTGCGGTCGACGCGTCGACTCTTCTCGGTAAATCCGTGCGTAAAGAGTACGGCGCTCTCCCCGAACTCAGCGAAATCGAGATCGTTCGCCACTTCACGCGTCTCTCCACCTGGAACTACGCCATCGACCTCGGCATGTTCCCTCTCGGAAGCTGCACGATGAAGTACAACGGCCGCGTGAACGAAGCCGTCGCGCGCTTCGAAGGCATCGCCGAAGCCCATCCCTACCAGCCCGAGTCGCTTTCGCAGGGCGCACTCGGCATCATGCACGATCTCTCGCAGTACCTCATCGAGATCACCGGCATGGACGCGATCACGCTGCAGCCCGCCGCGGGCGCGCATGGTGAATTCACCGGCATCCTGATGATCCGCGCGTATCACGAGAGCAAGGGCAACGCCCGCAAGAAGATCCTCATTCCCGACTCCGCGCATGGAACCAATCCCGCGACGGCTGCCGTCGTTGGCTACCAGGTGCAGAACCTGAAGTCGAACGCCGAAGGTATGGTCGATCTCGCTGAGTTGGAAAAGCTCGTCGACGAAGATACCGCAGCGCTCATGCTCACGAACCCGTCCACCATCGGCGTCTTCGAGAGCGAGATCCACAAGATCGCGGACATCCTCCACGCCAAAGGCGCTTTGCTCTACATGGACGGCGCGAACATGAACGCGCTCGTTGGCAAGACGCGTCCGGGCGACTTCGGCGCAGACGTGATGCACCTCAACCTGCACAAGACCTTCTCTACCCCGCATGGCGGTGGCGGCCCAGGCAGCGGCCCGGTGGCGTGCAAGGCCATCCTGGAGCCCTTCCTGCCCACGCCTATCGTCGTCCGCAAGGCGGACAAGAGCCTCGGCTTCGACTACGACCGTCCGCTCTCCGTCGGTCGCGTCCGCATGTTCTACGGCAACTTCGGCATGTTCGTCCGCGCACTGGCTTACACGCTGGCCAACGGACCCGACGGCCTGCGCCTCACCACGGAAGACGCCGTGCTCAACGCGAACTACATCCGCGCCAAGCTGGAAGGCTACTTCGATCTGCCCTTCAAGACACCATCGATGCACGAGGTCGTCTTCTCCGACAAGCTGCAGGCAAAGAACGGCGTCAAAACCGGCGACATGGGCAAGCGCTTGATCGACTATGGCTTCCACGCCTACACGGTCAGCTTCCCGATGATCGTCTCCGGCGCGATGATGATCGAACCGACCGAGAGTGAGTCGCGCGAAGAGCTCGACCTGCTCATCGATGCGCTCCAGCAGATTGCCCGCGAAGCTGCTGAAAACCCGGAGCTGGTCAAGACTGCTCCGCACACGACGCGCATCCGCCGCCTGAACGAGACCGCAGCAGCCCGCAATCCCGTCCTCCGCTGGAAGGCGCCGCCGTCTTCCATTTCGCTCACACCGGACTCCGCAGCGAAGGAGTGGTAG
- a CDS encoding RusA family crossover junction endodeoxyribonuclease, whose product MTAISLRVPLVPPSVNHYKLPIERRSRLGRTCLGFRVTPEGKAFKAAIAIAAKGQSIAPATQRERDKIRYYLAVTIVLGPGQRGDGDNFWKCIADGLVEAGVIHSDARVKVWHLELDDEDRTNPRTEIFASVMNGEK is encoded by the coding sequence ATGACCGCTATTTCGCTTAGAGTTCCGTTGGTTCCACCCTCGGTCAACCATTACAAACTACCGATCGAGCGCAGGAGCCGTTTAGGTCGCACGTGCCTCGGATTTCGCGTAACACCGGAGGGCAAGGCGTTCAAGGCTGCAATTGCGATTGCAGCAAAGGGACAGTCGATTGCGCCAGCAACGCAACGTGAACGCGACAAGATCCGCTACTACCTCGCCGTAACTATCGTTCTTGGCCCTGGACAGCGAGGCGACGGCGACAACTTCTGGAAGTGCATCGCGGATGGCTTGGTCGAAGCAGGCGTAATCCATTCCGACGCACGTGTAAAGGTCTGGCACCTCGAACTTGACGACGAAGACCGCACCAATCCGAGGACGGAGATCTTCGCCTCGGTCATGAATGGAGAGAAGTGA